The nucleotide window TAATAGTAGAATGCATTTCGAATATGTTACAGGGGGGTTATCAGCATACTTCGTTGAGACATGTacaagagagagtgagagagaacaATGTTGGGAATCCTAAATTAAGCATGTGAATTGCTGCTGAAGTAAGGGGAAATATACTTGAGATATGAATAATTTCACTTTTGATATCTTACACAAGCATCTACAGAACTTGTAGTGAGGACCCTTCCTTTATGTGATTAGTAATAGCTGAAACTTTTCCTCTTCAACTTTCTGCGTGCATCAAAACGTATTATTGGGCTTCAAGAAACGGAATTTTCATGTATTCTCGGTACTTTTACATAAGAAATACGTTAGAGAAAAACATGCGAGAAGGCGAATTCAACTCAGCAATGACGCAGCAAAAGAATATGAAGAAGATCCAAAGCAGTATGGTTGTGCTTGGTCCACTCTACAGAGCAAACACGCGCGTGCAAGCCATCAACTAGGCAGGAATCGAAGGCCCACCCTACCCAAGACTTTGATCAAAGAGAACCCATGGCGTAGGGACGACAAGAACAGCGGCAATATCGCCTCACTCGTTGCCTATAAATTCACACCAAACTGAAGAACAAACAACCAAACTACCAAGTAGCTGCTTGCGAGTTCTCAAAGCAAGCTTGCAGCTTCCTACGTCTGCAACAATCCGCCACAATGGCTTTGGCTTCCAGGGCTTCCCTTCTTCTAGGGCTCATGATTGTTGCAGTGATTGCACCCGTGGCGATAGCCCAGCTCGGGAACATCATCGTCAGTGGCACTGTGCCATGCAGCACAAGCACCACCACTGTTACAGCAGCAACACCAGTGTTTCCAAGTAAGGCTTTATCAGTGGTATACGTACTTGAGCCTCAGTGTTTCTTCTCCCACATAACACTACCACCCTAAACTTCGTGCTTAGTCTTCTCTAAGATACCTCATAATCATTCTTCCTCATTCCTTTACCATACCAACACTCTCTACTGCTCCCATATATGCACTCAGAATTTCTCATTTGAGCATATTTCTGTGAGTTAATAAACTGGAAAATGAGCCTCATGGACTATTACTTGCACTACAGCAGTAACAGCTCACTGTAGGGCCTTGATAAATGGTAGCTCCTTTAAACCAATAATGATTGGACTAGATTGTCAAAAATATTCAATCTATGTGTCATGCAATTGAATAACGGGTGTTGTGTCAGAACTCAAACCTAAACAAACTCCGAGAGTTTCCTAAGCATCTTGGTGTCGATTGCAGATGCCACTGTGCTGCTACAGTGTGGGAGCAATGTCATATCCAGCGTAATCACGAACAGCAACGGAGTGTTTACTATGCTGGTGAATCCAGTGGACTCATTGCTCACGCTGTTGAATAGCTGCAAGCTGGTCATCCCCACTCCTCTCTCCACCTGCAACACGTCGCTCCCGTCTACTGGGATCCTGCAGTCCTCCTTGCAGCTACTCTCACGTGGACTCCTCGGAGGAATTCTCGGCGGCATCTTGAATTTTGTCCCCACTCTTTTCACCTTCGTTGGGAGTCTCGGCTAAGATGATGACCACTGGAGCCATATaccgaagatatatatatatatatatatatacactatgGAATCCATCGTATAAACTTATACCATCCTCAAGTTTATCGACCGAACCATGCACTAGAATACCATGTATCTGTCATCCTTGTATTGGTGCTGAAACTTTTATCGCCATATATATTTTCTCcatataaatgaataaaataattatatagttTTCAAGTGTATAATTGACTACTCGAGCATTCTGTTCGACATTATCGAAGGTTCTCTTTCCTGTAAACTCTGAGAAACCTCAGTTAATCTTAAAGTAATAAACCGGCGGAAGCAATGCCGGAAAACTTTCGAGGTTCCAAAGGGCATCATCCAGAAATAATTTCTATTGCTCTTTTAATGGAAGTGAAGAAGTTGCTTTGACATTTTGGATATACAACAATGACTTGTACATGCTCTTAAAGGACTTCTATTTGGGTGGATTGATCTGAATCCGATCGGAGCCCATTCTCAGAACCAATATTAGGTTTTCTATTAATCTGAGATGGTGGCAAGCTTTTAGAAATCTGAGTTGATTGATCGGATCAAATAAAAAATTTGTGTGGTTCTGATTCGGATTTGCTCAAATATGAATTCAATCCAAACAATCAACTCAAATAAACTAAAATCTAAATACTATCTCAGAACAATAAAAGCTAATTAGTCTCTTGCTATTTAATGAAAGAACGTCTTTTGTGTTTGCACCTCTTTTCAGATTTTTGCGAAGAACATATTTGTCCCTACGAGCTATAATCTTGCTTGTATCCCTCCAAATATTTAAATCCTCTCGAAACTCCTGTCAGAACATTATTAATCATGATTACAATTAGTTAACTTGAGCTAACCTAAATTTTTATTCTAATCGATTAATTTACTTGTATTCTATATTGATCTTGACAAATAAATAGACATTGTAAGAACTCCAACAATGATCGGAAGAGCTGGGGAATTAATTATAATGCAGAAGTGGATTGGCCTCCACGGAGAAACCACCCAATCTAATAGATCGAgtcattattaatatatatatatatgaattattaGCTTTTATACATGAATTATTAGTTTTTATAATAGAACGAGGAGTTTAGGCTTTTTTTTCGTTTTGtgtatatttttcgaaaaataaaaacttcaaaatatgagatttgaaACATATTTGGATGAAGAAACTCGGCACTCTCTCTCATGCACTTGTAGATCTTCGATGTGGTGTTCTACATGTCAAACCCGGCACTGTCTCTCTCAGAAGCATTCAACTCAAAACCCATCCACTGGAGCAGTGCACCAATGGTTAATAACTGTACTGGAGCATCTCCTCTACAATAATGATGGAAGGGAATAGTCGCCTGCGGAGACCACTTAGGTGCAGCGTCTTACACATTGGACATCGGCCAATGATCAAAGAAAGAACAAGCCTGCTTGGTATTGAGCCTGAACGTAGACTGAGGACCAAAGGAAATGCATACAGACCATCGTAGCTGGAGATGAAAAAGCAGTGGCTTGGATGGATTGCCTGCAAACCAGGGAAGAATTGCAGCCCTCGGAAGATAATGACACTGCCAACAGAAAAGATCTCGTTTTGGTCAATTATgtagggaaaaaaaaaatgaagttttGCAGcacgtgaaaaaaaaaaaaaaagagtttttg belongs to Musa acuminata AAA Group cultivar baxijiao chromosome BXJ3-5, Cavendish_Baxijiao_AAA, whole genome shotgun sequence and includes:
- the LOC103985913 gene encoding phylloplanin-like, giving the protein MALASRASLLLGLMIVAVIAPVAIAQLGNIIVSGTVPCSTSTTTVTAATPVFPNATVLLQCGSNVISSVITNSNGVFTMLVNPVDSLLTLLNSCKLVIPTPLSTCNTSLPSTGILQSSLQLLSRGLLGGILGGILNFVPTLFTFVGSLG